Proteins from a single region of Sporosarcina sp. P33:
- the secE gene encoding preprotein translocase subunit SecE — translation MGKISDFFKKVVSEMRKVSWPKRKELTKYTVVVISTVIFMAVYFGLVDLGISGVMKWYTGL, via the coding sequence ATGGGCAAGATTAGCGATTTTTTTAAAAAAGTCGTTTCGGAAATGCGGAAAGTCAGCTGGCCGAAGCGTAAAGAATTGACGAAGTATACTGTAGTTGTTATTTCGACTGTCATTTTTATGGCTGTCTATTTTGGATTAGTAGATTTAGGTATTTCAGGAGTTATGAAATGGTATACTGGTCTATGA
- the rpmG gene encoding 50S ribosomal protein L33, whose translation MVKKITLSCEKCGSRNYSVPAGNSSQAGRMNIKKFCSHCNAHTLHKQTI comes from the coding sequence ATGGTGAAGAAAATAACTTTAAGCTGTGAGAAATGTGGTTCGCGAAACTATTCTGTACCGGCCGGCAACAGCAGTCAGGCGGGGAGAATGAATATAAAAAAGTTTTGCAGTCATTGCAACGCACATACGTTGCATAAGCAAACCATTTGA
- the sigH gene encoding RNA polymerase sporulation sigma factor SigH: MENVKNKKEFTGLSDEEMIELIHLGNSDVLEYVITKFQPIVRMKARTYFIIGGDREDIVQEGMIGLYKAIRDYRPDRLSSFKVFAELCITRQIITAIKTATRQKHIPLNTSVSLDKPMYDEDQERTLLDIIASSTLDDPEDLIIHKENFSFMEKEMNKVLSGLEKEVLTLYLEGQSYREISEVLNRQVKSIDNALQRIKRKLEHSMAMDLVR, translated from the coding sequence ATGGAGAATGTGAAGAACAAAAAAGAGTTTACCGGACTTTCCGATGAAGAGATGATTGAACTGATTCATCTCGGAAACTCAGATGTATTAGAGTATGTTATTACTAAATTCCAGCCGATTGTCAGAATGAAGGCGCGGACATACTTCATTATTGGCGGTGATCGTGAAGATATCGTACAAGAAGGGATGATCGGTCTCTATAAAGCAATCCGCGATTACCGGCCGGATCGCTTGAGCTCGTTTAAGGTATTTGCCGAACTGTGTATAACGCGGCAAATTATTACGGCGATTAAAACGGCTACGCGCCAAAAGCATATTCCGCTTAACACATCGGTATCATTGGACAAGCCGATGTATGACGAGGATCAGGAACGCACGCTGCTTGATATCATCGCCAGTTCCACGCTGGATGATCCTGAAGATTTAATAATCCATAAAGAAAACTTTTCGTTCATGGAAAAAGAAATGAATAAAGTGCTGAGCGGATTGGAAAAAGAAGTGCTGACGCTTTATCTGGAAGGACAATCCTACCGTGAAATTTCAGAAGTTCTGAACCGTCAGGTGAAGTCAATCGATAATGCCCTGCAGCGAATTAAACGCAAATTGGAGCACTCCATGGCGATGGATCTGGTGCGCTGA
- a CDS encoding NYN domain-containing protein: MKKDVLLVDGYNIIGAWPELQQLKREDFPQARDRLIERMAEFQANKGWKVIIVFDAHLVPGIEKRKKKYRVEVVFTRENETADERIEKLVSELSNRLTQIHVATSDLVEQWVVFAQGALRISARELEIAMNEVDQMIAKKVKDTQEQRPLSKIPLTDEVAAEFEKMRRGEK, translated from the coding sequence ATGAAAAAAGATGTGCTGCTCGTTGATGGATATAATATCATCGGTGCGTGGCCTGAATTACAGCAACTGAAACGGGAAGACTTTCCGCAAGCCCGTGATCGCCTGATTGAACGGATGGCTGAATTTCAGGCGAACAAAGGATGGAAAGTGATTATAGTGTTTGATGCCCATCTGGTGCCAGGCATTGAAAAACGAAAAAAGAAATACCGCGTGGAAGTGGTCTTTACACGAGAGAATGAGACGGCTGATGAGCGGATTGAAAAACTTGTATCTGAACTGAGTAATCGGCTGACGCAGATACATGTGGCCACTTCGGATCTCGTGGAGCAGTGGGTCGTCTTCGCACAAGGGGCGCTTCGGATATCTGCGCGTGAGCTGGAAATCGCGATGAATGAAGTAGATCAGATGATTGCCAAAAAGGTGAAAGACACTCAGGAGCAGCGGCCGCTGTCGAAAATCCCTCTGACGGATGAAGTGGCTGCGGAATTTGAGAAAATGCGGCGCGGTGAAAAATGA
- the rlmB gene encoding 23S rRNA (guanosine(2251)-2'-O)-methyltransferase RlmB: MTEQEVELIGGRNPVAEALRSGRQLNKIWVAEGVNKKSIGEIMKLAKEAGIVVQTAPKQKLDGMTDLSHQGILASVAAYDYAELEDLFAVAKNRQEDPFFIILDELEDPHNLGSILRTADASGVHGIIIPKRRSVGLTGVVAKASTGAIEHIPVVRVNNLSQTVDELKKNGVWIAGTDASNSTDYRHMDATLPLAVIIGSEGKGMSRILRERCDFLYSLPMVGKVTSLNASVAAALLMYEVLRKRQSAQATS, from the coding sequence ATGACAGAGCAAGAAGTTGAACTGATTGGCGGACGGAATCCGGTAGCGGAAGCGCTGCGTTCAGGCCGGCAGCTGAATAAAATTTGGGTGGCAGAAGGCGTTAACAAGAAAAGTATCGGTGAAATTATGAAATTGGCAAAAGAGGCAGGGATTGTCGTACAGACAGCGCCGAAGCAGAAGCTTGACGGCATGACAGATCTAAGTCATCAGGGGATTTTAGCTTCAGTTGCTGCGTATGATTATGCCGAGCTGGAAGATTTATTTGCCGTTGCAAAAAATCGGCAGGAAGATCCTTTCTTCATCATACTGGATGAATTGGAAGACCCGCATAATTTAGGATCTATCTTACGGACTGCGGACGCATCGGGTGTTCACGGTATCATCATTCCGAAAAGGCGTTCAGTCGGGCTTACCGGTGTAGTCGCGAAAGCTTCGACTGGGGCCATTGAGCATATCCCTGTGGTACGGGTGAATAATCTTTCGCAAACGGTGGATGAACTGAAAAAGAATGGTGTTTGGATCGCAGGAACGGATGCATCGAACTCTACAGATTATCGTCATATGGATGCCACGCTGCCGCTTGCTGTTATTATCGGCAGTGAAGGAAAGGGAATGTCCCGAATACTTCGCGAGCGATGCGATTTCCTTTACAGCCTGCCTATGGTAGGTAAAGTTACTTCTCTGAATGCTTCAGTGGCAGCGGCGCTGTTAATGTATGAAGTTTTACGAAAGCGTCAATCCGCCCAGGCTACATCATGA
- a CDS encoding Mini-ribonuclease 3 has translation MENLRDIDVKQLNALALAYMGDAVYEQAVREHLLRCGRVKPQVLHKEATRFVSAKAQARIILTMKEQQLLTDEEQAVMRRGRNAKAGSVPKNTDVTTYNYSSAFEAVLGYVYLLDRQERLAELIKTAIRLVEQPEEEKA, from the coding sequence GTGGAGAATTTACGCGATATAGATGTCAAACAGCTTAATGCACTGGCGCTCGCCTATATGGGAGACGCCGTGTATGAACAAGCTGTCAGAGAACACCTGCTGCGGTGTGGCCGTGTGAAACCGCAAGTTTTGCACAAAGAAGCCACGCGTTTTGTTTCGGCGAAAGCGCAGGCCAGAATTATACTGACAATGAAAGAACAGCAATTATTAACGGATGAAGAGCAAGCGGTCATGCGGCGCGGCCGCAATGCAAAAGCCGGCTCTGTCCCTAAAAATACAGATGTCACAACGTACAACTACAGCTCTGCATTCGAAGCAGTCCTCGGGTATGTGTATTTATTGGATCGGCAGGAGCGTCTGGCTGAACTGATAAAGACGGCGATTCGTTTAGTGGAGCAACCTGAGGAGGAAAAGGCATGA
- the cysS gene encoding cysteine--tRNA ligase produces the protein MSIQLYNTLTRKKEAFVPIEEGKVKMYVCGPTVYNYIHIGNARPVIVFDTIRRYLEYRGYEVNYVSNFTDVDDKIIKAANELNEEVGELTERFIAAFHEDVSALGCEEATAHPRVTEHIDDIVEFIQLLMDKGFAYESEGDVYFHTRKFDGYGKLSHQSIDELKVGARVEENAIKTDPLDFALWKAAKEGEIAWDSPWGKGRPGWHIECSVMAKELLGDTIDIHAGGQDLTFPHHENEIAQSEAATGKTFANYWMHNGYINIDNEKMSKSLGNFILVHDIRKQIDPKVLRFFMLSVHYRHPVNFAQDLVESAANGLERIRTAYSNLQHRLTISADLAEDSQPWLDRISEQITSFETAMDDDFNTANAIASIFELSKQANVYLLEKNTDRLVLQQFIDAFDQLMGVLGLPFDRAEELVDDEVDALIQERLDARKNCDFARADEIRDELKAKGIVLEDTAQGTRWKRG, from the coding sequence ATGAGCATTCAACTTTATAATACATTAACACGTAAAAAAGAGGCATTCGTTCCGATAGAAGAAGGTAAGGTCAAAATGTATGTCTGCGGCCCTACTGTTTATAATTATATTCATATAGGAAATGCGCGTCCCGTTATTGTATTTGATACAATTCGACGGTACTTGGAATACCGCGGCTATGAGGTGAATTACGTATCGAATTTCACGGACGTGGACGATAAAATTATTAAAGCGGCCAATGAACTGAATGAAGAGGTGGGAGAATTAACCGAGCGTTTTATCGCTGCGTTTCACGAAGATGTCAGTGCACTCGGCTGCGAAGAAGCGACAGCCCATCCGCGGGTGACCGAGCATATTGATGACATTGTGGAGTTCATCCAACTTCTGATGGATAAAGGATTCGCCTATGAATCCGAGGGAGATGTCTATTTCCATACACGTAAATTTGACGGTTACGGGAAACTGTCTCACCAGTCGATTGATGAATTGAAAGTAGGGGCGCGTGTGGAAGAAAACGCGATCAAAACCGATCCGCTTGATTTCGCGCTATGGAAAGCGGCGAAAGAAGGAGAAATTGCGTGGGACAGTCCGTGGGGGAAAGGCCGTCCGGGCTGGCATATTGAATGTTCGGTTATGGCGAAAGAGCTTCTCGGCGACACGATAGATATTCATGCTGGCGGACAGGATCTGACGTTCCCGCACCATGAGAATGAAATCGCCCAATCCGAAGCGGCTACCGGCAAGACATTCGCTAACTACTGGATGCATAACGGTTATATTAATATCGATAACGAGAAGATGTCCAAATCACTCGGAAACTTTATTTTGGTCCATGATATCCGAAAGCAAATCGATCCGAAAGTACTTCGTTTTTTCATGCTATCTGTCCACTATCGACATCCGGTCAACTTTGCACAGGATTTGGTAGAAAGCGCGGCAAACGGATTGGAACGGATCCGAACTGCTTACAGCAATCTGCAGCACCGTCTGACGATTTCAGCGGACTTGGCGGAGGATTCACAGCCGTGGCTTGACCGAATCAGCGAGCAGATTACTTCATTTGAAACGGCAATGGATGACGATTTCAACACTGCAAACGCAATTGCATCTATTTTCGAGCTGTCGAAGCAGGCGAATGTTTATTTACTTGAGAAGAACACGGACCGTCTTGTACTTCAGCAATTCATCGATGCGTTTGATCAGCTGATGGGAGTTCTCGGCCTGCCGTTTGATCGCGCAGAGGAATTAGTGGATGACGAAGTGGATGCATTGATACAGGAACGTCTGGATGCACGAAAAAATTGTGATTTCGCAAGAGCGGATGAAATACGTGATGAATTAAAGGCGAAGGGCATCGTATTGGAAGATACAGCGCAGGGCACGCGCTGGAAAAGAGGGTAA
- the cysE gene encoding serine O-acetyltransferase, which translates to MFKRMKEDIRCIFDQDPAARSTMEVVLTYSGLHAIWMHRIAHVFYKRNLRFLARVVSQISRFFTGIEIHPGAVIGRRLFIDHGMGVVIGETCEIGDDVTLYQGVTLGGTGKEGGKRHPTLHDNVLVASGAKVLGSITIGENSKVGAGSVVLKEVPPNSTVVGIPGKIVISNGVRVNDKLEHSTSDPIADEIKRLEQQIQELNVRTQQLETMNGEKGDLHEHSTL; encoded by the coding sequence TTGTTCAAACGTATGAAAGAAGATATCCGCTGTATTTTTGATCAGGATCCGGCAGCCCGCAGTACAATGGAAGTGGTCTTAACATATTCGGGATTGCATGCTATCTGGATGCACCGTATCGCGCATGTATTTTATAAAAGGAATCTTCGCTTTCTTGCTCGTGTTGTTTCGCAGATCAGCAGGTTTTTTACAGGTATTGAAATTCATCCGGGAGCAGTGATAGGCAGACGTCTTTTTATTGACCACGGAATGGGTGTAGTGATAGGGGAAACTTGTGAAATTGGAGATGACGTAACGTTGTACCAAGGAGTAACGCTTGGCGGAACGGGTAAAGAAGGCGGTAAGCGGCATCCGACACTGCATGATAATGTTCTGGTGGCATCTGGAGCAAAAGTGCTTGGCTCGATTACAATCGGGGAAAATAGTAAAGTCGGTGCCGGTTCAGTTGTCTTGAAAGAAGTCCCGCCGAATTCAACGGTAGTAGGCATACCAGGGAAAATTGTTATATCTAACGGCGTTCGCGTAAATGATAAGCTGGAGCACTCCACATCCGATCCAATTGCGGATGAAATCAAACGTCTGGAACAGCAAATTCAAGAGTTGAACGTGCGGACGCAGCAGTTGGAAACTATGAATGGAGAAAAAGGAGATTTACATGAGCATTCAACTTTATAA
- the gltX gene encoding glutamate--tRNA ligase, with the protein MTQEVRVRYAPSPTGQLHIGGARTALFNYLFARHYNGKFIIRIEDTDTERNIESGELSQLENLTWLGIHHDESIDVGGEYGPYRQTERLDLYKDYADQMLEKGHAYKCFCTPEELEAKRDAQKESGIAAPMYDGTCRHLTAEQVAEKEAAGQPYTIRMRVPEDTTYTIEDLVRGTVTFESKDIGDWVMVKTNGIPTYNFAVVVDDHLMKITHVFRGEEHLTNTPKQLMVFDVFGWDHPRFGHMTLIVNEERKKLSKRDESIIQFITQYKDLGYLPEAMFNFFALLGWSPVGEEEIFSHDELVQQFDESRLSKSPSMFDTNKLTWMNNQYIKKLSLEEVIELTLPHLQAAELVSENMSAEEQAWVHDLIALYHGQLSFGAEIVELSAQFFHDTVEYDEAASEILAGEQVPEVMTSLKKHLEELETFDAPSIKAAIKAVQKETGHKGKNLFMPVRVVATGETSGPELPDAIALIGKEKIIKRVERFAK; encoded by the coding sequence ATGACACAAGAAGTACGTGTGCGCTACGCACCGAGTCCAACGGGCCAACTGCATATCGGCGGGGCGCGGACTGCATTATTCAACTATTTATTCGCCCGTCATTATAACGGGAAATTCATTATTCGAATTGAAGACACTGATACGGAACGAAATATCGAGAGCGGTGAGCTGTCACAGCTTGAAAATCTTACATGGCTTGGTATCCATCACGACGAATCCATTGACGTAGGCGGGGAGTACGGACCGTATCGTCAAACGGAACGACTGGATCTGTACAAAGACTATGCGGATCAGATGCTGGAAAAAGGGCATGCATACAAATGTTTCTGTACACCTGAAGAATTGGAAGCGAAACGGGACGCACAAAAAGAATCGGGAATCGCTGCGCCGATGTACGACGGGACATGCCGTCATTTGACGGCGGAACAAGTGGCGGAAAAAGAGGCGGCCGGTCAGCCTTATACTATCCGTATGCGTGTGCCTGAAGACACAACCTATACAATCGAAGACCTTGTGCGCGGCACGGTCACCTTCGAATCAAAAGACATCGGTGACTGGGTCATGGTCAAGACTAACGGCATTCCAACGTATAACTTTGCAGTAGTAGTGGATGATCATTTAATGAAAATCACCCACGTTTTCCGCGGAGAAGAGCACTTGACAAACACACCGAAACAGTTGATGGTATTCGACGTATTCGGCTGGGACCACCCGCGTTTTGGTCATATGACGCTCATTGTTAACGAAGAGCGTAAAAAACTGTCCAAACGCGATGAGTCAATCATTCAATTCATCACACAATATAAAGATTTGGGTTATTTGCCGGAAGCGATGTTCAATTTCTTTGCTTTGCTGGGATGGTCGCCGGTTGGAGAAGAAGAGATTTTCTCCCACGACGAACTCGTTCAGCAATTTGATGAATCCCGGCTGTCCAAATCCCCTTCTATGTTCGATACGAATAAATTAACGTGGATGAATAACCAATACATTAAGAAGCTGTCACTTGAAGAAGTTATTGAATTAACATTGCCTCATCTGCAAGCAGCGGAATTAGTTTCTGAAAACATGTCGGCTGAAGAACAGGCGTGGGTGCATGACCTGATCGCGTTATATCATGGGCAGTTAAGCTTTGGCGCTGAAATTGTCGAGCTGTCCGCCCAGTTCTTCCACGATACGGTTGAATATGATGAAGCAGCATCGGAAATTTTGGCAGGTGAACAAGTGCCGGAAGTGATGACTTCACTTAAAAAGCACCTGGAAGAATTAGAAACATTCGACGCACCTTCCATCAAAGCGGCGATTAAAGCAGTTCAAAAAGAAACAGGCCATAAAGGCAAGAACTTATTTATGCCTGTACGCGTAGTAGCGACCGGTGAAACTTCCGGACCTGAACTTCCAGACGCAATTGCCTTGATCGGCAAGGAGAAAATTATTAAGCGTGTCGAAAGATTTGCAAAATAA
- the ispF gene encoding 2-C-methyl-D-erythritol 2,4-cyclodiphosphate synthase — MFRIGQGFDVHAFAEDRPLIIGGITIPHTKGLIGHSDADVLLHTVTDAALGAIGKVDIGTHFPDTDEAFKDADSAVLLEKVWAMVKEEGYRLGNIDCTIIAQRPKMAPYIGDIRERVAELLEADLSQVNVKATTTERLGFPGREEGIAAMATILLMKNG; from the coding sequence ATGTTTCGAATTGGACAGGGTTTTGACGTACATGCATTTGCTGAAGACCGGCCGCTGATTATCGGCGGTATTACGATCCCGCATACTAAAGGATTGATTGGCCACTCAGATGCTGATGTATTATTGCATACAGTTACGGATGCTGCGCTTGGCGCAATCGGCAAAGTAGATATCGGCACGCATTTTCCAGACACGGATGAAGCGTTCAAAGACGCGGACTCCGCGGTTTTGTTGGAGAAGGTGTGGGCAATGGTGAAAGAAGAGGGGTATCGCTTAGGCAATATCGATTGTACGATTATTGCACAGCGTCCGAAGATGGCACCGTATATCGGCGATATTCGTGAACGTGTAGCGGAGCTGCTTGAAGCGGATCTCTCACAAGTGAATGTAAAGGCAACGACGACTGAACGGCTTGGTTTTCCGGGACGTGAAGAAGGAATTGCCGCTATGGCAACTATTTTATTGATGAAAAACGGCTGA
- the ispD gene encoding 2-C-methyl-D-erythritol 4-phosphate cytidylyltransferase produces MKYTVMIPAAGSGKRMGAGQNKLFLKIGEHPILYHTAGIFQEDPNCEEVIMAVKPEEQDTIQKILGQRKHAKPVTFVEGGGERQNSVAACIDAYKGNGIVLVHDAARPFLNSSVISELVRTASEKGAAIAAVKAKDTIKYAEDGTVRETLEREKLWLVQTPQAFRYELLKEASESAVRDGFLGTDESMLVERLGHSVQVVESSYDNVKMTTREDLAIGEILLARRK; encoded by the coding sequence GTGAAGTATACAGTGATGATTCCTGCTGCGGGAAGCGGCAAACGTATGGGTGCCGGACAAAACAAGCTCTTCCTGAAAATCGGAGAGCATCCCATTTTGTATCATACAGCAGGAATATTTCAGGAAGACCCCAATTGTGAAGAAGTGATAATGGCTGTAAAACCGGAAGAGCAGGATACGATTCAAAAAATACTTGGACAGCGGAAACACGCGAAGCCCGTTACGTTTGTGGAAGGCGGCGGTGAACGGCAAAACAGTGTAGCGGCCTGCATTGACGCGTATAAAGGAAATGGCATTGTACTCGTTCATGACGCGGCGAGACCGTTCCTGAATTCATCCGTCATCAGCGAGCTGGTACGCACGGCGAGCGAAAAAGGTGCGGCGATTGCTGCGGTTAAAGCGAAAGACACAATCAAGTATGCAGAAGACGGCACTGTGCGGGAGACGCTGGAACGTGAAAAGCTGTGGCTCGTACAGACGCCGCAGGCTTTTCGCTATGAATTACTGAAAGAGGCCTCTGAGTCTGCTGTTCGTGACGGCTTTCTCGGGACGGATGAATCGATGCTGGTTGAACGGCTGGGCCACAGCGTACAAGTGGTGGAAAGTTCATATGATAATGTCAAGATGACCACCCGGGAAGACCTTGCAATTGGTGAGATCTTGCTGGCTAGAAGAAAATAG
- a CDS encoding PIN/TRAM domain-containing protein: MLKSVVQVSFLLIGGTLGVLFLPYLFVMFEFTSRPIIENPYVEAIIGAIILFLLSIFLTEPIVNFVKWIEERLLKAPIMDLLFGTVGLVVGLSVAFLFSFGLNAIDFPVISSVLPVLLSILLGYLGFQVGFKKWEEFINAFSALRNTSVKKKDSAEPVAAPPKKDVYKLLDTSVIIDGRIADIVATGFLQGILVVPQFVLTELQHIADSSDTLKRTKGRRGLDILKRLQNDEGPQVLITDEDIPNVAEVDLKLVKLAKKMDGLVVTNDFNLNKVSDLHGVAVLNINDLANAVKPVVIPGEEMHVVVIKDGKEHNQGVAYLDDGTMIVIEDGRSHIGDAIDVVVTSVLQTSAGRMIFAKPKGR, from the coding sequence ATGTTGAAAAGCGTAGTTCAAGTTTCATTCCTGTTAATCGGAGGAACTCTCGGTGTATTATTTTTACCGTACTTATTTGTTATGTTCGAGTTTACGTCTCGCCCTATTATAGAAAATCCCTATGTAGAGGCTATTATAGGTGCTATCATTCTATTTTTATTGAGCATATTTTTAACAGAACCGATTGTGAATTTCGTTAAATGGATTGAAGAACGGCTTCTTAAAGCGCCGATCATGGATTTGTTATTCGGAACAGTGGGGCTGGTCGTCGGGTTAAGTGTTGCATTTTTATTCAGTTTTGGATTAAATGCAATTGACTTTCCGGTCATTTCATCTGTTTTGCCGGTCTTACTGTCCATCCTGCTCGGTTATTTAGGGTTCCAGGTAGGTTTTAAAAAATGGGAAGAGTTCATCAATGCCTTTTCCGCTCTGCGTAATACGTCGGTAAAAAAGAAGGATTCAGCAGAGCCTGTTGCCGCACCGCCGAAAAAAGACGTCTATAAATTGCTGGATACGAGTGTTATTATCGACGGGCGTATTGCCGATATTGTCGCCACGGGATTCCTTCAGGGAATATTGGTGGTGCCGCAGTTTGTGCTGACAGAATTACAGCACATAGCCGATTCTTCTGACACATTGAAACGGACGAAGGGCAGACGCGGGCTGGATATTTTGAAACGTCTGCAAAATGATGAAGGTCCTCAAGTGCTTATTACAGATGAGGACATCCCGAATGTAGCGGAAGTGGATCTGAAGCTGGTGAAGCTGGCGAAGAAAATGGACGGACTTGTAGTGACGAATGATTTTAACTTGAATAAAGTATCCGATTTGCACGGTGTTGCCGTATTGAACATCAATGACCTTGCGAATGCGGTAAAACCGGTCGTCATCCCCGGTGAAGAAATGCACGTTGTCGTAATTAAGGATGGAAAAGAACATAATCAGGGTGTCGCATACTTAGATGACGGTACGATGATTGTAATAGAAGATGGCCGATCCCATATTGGGGATGCGATTGACGTAGTGGTGACAAGTGTCCTTCAGACATCTGCCGGACGAATGATTTTCGCGAAACCAAAAGGGCGGTAA
- the radA gene encoding DNA repair protein RadA produces the protein MAKRKSKFMCRSCGYESPKWMGRCPGCGEWNTMDEEVEIVQKGPRAAFQHGDKVKQKALPISAVEMVEEPRVKTELEELNRVLGGGIVPGSLILIGGDPGIGKSTLLLQVSSLLANQQQRVLYISGEESIRQTKLRAERLGVKSDELYIYAETDLGMIHETVDDVKPKFVIVDSIQTVHHPEVSSAPGSVSQVRECTAELMRIAKTQNIAIFIVGHVTKEGQIAGPRLLEHMVDTVLYFEGERHHTYRILRSVKNRFGSTNEIAIFEMLQSGLKEVLNPSELFLRERSQGGAGSTIVASMEGTRPILVEIQALMTPSSFNYPKRMATGLDQNRVSLLMAVLEKRAGMLLQTQDAYIKVAGGVKLDEPAIDLAVLLSIVSSYKDTAVGARDCFVGEVGLTGEVRRVSRIEQRVTEAAKLGFDRIIIPSSNLGGWDIPSGIEVVGVETIMEALGVAFR, from the coding sequence ATGGCTAAGCGTAAATCAAAGTTCATGTGCCGTTCTTGCGGATATGAGTCACCTAAGTGGATGGGGCGCTGTCCGGGATGCGGTGAATGGAACACGATGGATGAGGAAGTGGAAATTGTACAAAAGGGCCCCCGTGCTGCATTTCAGCACGGTGATAAAGTAAAGCAGAAAGCGTTGCCGATCAGTGCCGTTGAAATGGTTGAAGAGCCGCGTGTGAAAACGGAACTGGAAGAATTAAACCGTGTGCTTGGCGGCGGGATTGTGCCCGGTTCGCTCATTCTGATTGGCGGAGATCCGGGGATCGGGAAATCCACATTGCTGCTGCAAGTATCGTCATTGCTTGCGAATCAGCAGCAGCGTGTATTGTATATATCAGGGGAAGAATCAATCAGGCAAACAAAATTACGGGCGGAACGATTAGGCGTAAAATCAGACGAGCTGTATATCTATGCAGAAACCGATCTTGGCATGATCCACGAAACGGTAGACGACGTAAAACCGAAGTTTGTCATCGTTGACTCTATTCAAACTGTGCATCATCCCGAAGTATCGTCGGCACCGGGAAGTGTGTCCCAGGTCCGGGAATGTACTGCGGAATTAATGCGCATTGCGAAGACGCAAAACATCGCAATATTCATCGTTGGTCATGTAACTAAAGAAGGTCAGATTGCGGGGCCGCGGCTGCTCGAGCATATGGTAGACACCGTGCTGTATTTTGAAGGAGAACGCCACCATACTTACCGTATTTTAAGAAGTGTAAAAAACCGTTTTGGATCGACCAATGAAATCGCCATATTCGAGATGCTGCAATCGGGGCTGAAAGAAGTCCTGAATCCGTCCGAGCTGTTCTTGCGGGAACGCTCGCAGGGGGGAGCGGGTTCGACCATTGTAGCGTCAATGGAAGGAACGAGGCCAATACTGGTAGAAATTCAGGCGCTGATGACTCCTTCGAGCTTCAATTACCCGAAACGGATGGCAACGGGGCTGGACCAAAACCGCGTATCTTTATTGATGGCAGTTCTCGAAAAACGTGCCGGGATGCTACTGCAGACCCAAGATGCGTATATTAAGGTGGCCGGCGGCGTAAAACTGGATGAGCCGGCTATTGATTTAGCGGTGTTATTAAGCATTGTATCCAGCTATAAAGATACGGCTGTCGGCGCGAGGGATTGTTTTGTCGGAGAAGTAGGATTGACGGGTGAGGTCAGAAGGGTATCCAGAATAGAGCAGCGCGTGACAGAAGCAGCGAAGCTGGGCTTTGACCGGATAATCATTCCGTCTTCCAATCTTGGCGGCTGGGATATTCCATCCGGTATTGAAGTGGTGGGGGTAGAGACAATTATGGAAGCTTTAGGAGTGGCGTTCAGATAA